Part of the Nerophis lumbriciformis linkage group LG24, RoL_Nlum_v2.1, whole genome shotgun sequence genome, atggatgttttgtacCAAGTACTTTTGTACTAAAATGTTATTTGAAATCAGTTTAAAgaaataatttaatttatttattaactaacatttaaatatattaattgattaacACATAAATAAGCGTATATTGGATTTGAGTACAACTATTTATTAACTCTGCTCACTAATCATGGCTTTATTTGGAGTCCCCGTCCCCTGTATggatttttaaattaattcatgtgaagctattttattattttttaatccaacttgattttgttttaatgcatgtttttggaaattaaattgtattatttaagTTAATAagtaaaatatgaatatatttgataatatataacaatatacatAGTTTATATTTAATtagttttataaataaaattttcAGTTATTaatttacacataaatacatttatttgatcTCAGTACAAATATTTACTAACTCTGCTCACTAGTTATGGTCTTATTTGGAATCCCCACCCACTTAacgactttttttatttttttattttatactttttaaatcaaacttgaattcaatttgatgcatgtttttggaaAATACCTTTTATTAtctaaattagtttaaaaaaacaacaacaatttaatTACTTTATAACTAACTTTTAAAAGTATTAACTAATTAATGAATTAACACTTAAATACGCGCATTTGATCCGAGTACAACTGTTTGCTAACTGTTCACTAATTATGGCTTTATTTTGAAGCCCCGCCCactttatgatttaaaaaaaaaaaaagtttattcatGTAAAACGATTCTTATACCTTTTTAAATCAAACCGGAATTTATTTTGATGCTTGTTTTTGGAATATACATTTCATTATTTAGATTAGTTTATCAAATATAACCCACTTAATTAATGTATATACTAAAAATGAATGTATCCAATGATTAATTTAATTAACGTATGAATAAGGGTATTCGATTTGACTATTTCCTAACCCTGCTCACTAATTATGGCTTTATTTGGAAGCTCCGCCCACTttatgaattgttttaatttattcatgtgaaaatatttttgtactttttcAATCAAACTTAAGTtttatttgatgcatgtttttgaaaaacacattttatatatatatacatatatatatatatacatatatatatatatatatatatatatatatatatatatattgtctgtgtatctgtgttggccctgcgatgaggtggcgacttgtccagggtgtactaccACGacatccgcccgaatgcagctgagatagtctccagcaccacctgcgacccaaaagggacaaacagtagaaaatggatggatatatatttatttatttttatttatttatttatttgcatttatttatttacatttacttatttacatttatttattttttatttcaattctaattttaattaattaattaatttatatatatatacaccaacatgtaaatgtattcaatgattattttaatatttacataaataagCGTATTGATTTGACTGCGTGGGGGAAATGTGCCATTATATTCTtagcagtgacagagcaggaaggagcTGGGAATAAGTTTGCAGTAAAATGTCATGCATTTATTGACATTTCACATTCCTCACGCAACATGACGGCGGGCTCCTGCGCGCAGCACGTGATGCTGGCTCCACTTCTCCTTACACTTGTACCACACACTCCAAAAACTGTGGCCACAGCTTGACCCCGGAACAGACTACAGACCGTGCTAGTCCTCCTTGGCGTCGAGGCGGCGGTCAGATGTCGAAGGCGGGCTGTCGGTGGTAAGCCAGCGGCTTCTTCACGCCGGAGCGTCTCCGGTTCTCCTTGGTGATAGGGATGAGGACCACGCCCACCACCAGCACCATGAGGCCGATGGAGAGCAGGGCGGGGCCCAGGAAGTTGCTCACCTTCCTGCTGTGGCCGGCGAAGTAGAAGCCGCTGATGATGACGCCGCACACCAGCAGGCCGCTGCCCGTGGACATGAAGTGGATGGGGAACCAGAAGACTTGGCAGCGGCCCGGCGGCGTCTCGGCCGTCCAGAGCGAGTCGCTGCGGGACAGAGTCAGCACGGTGCTGTCCGTGCGGCTGGGCGGCGTCAGCTGGTCCCGGGACTGCGACAGCGCGCACTCTCCCAGCGGGATGTTCTCCGGGCTGCCCGTCATGGCTTCCTGCCGGAGGAGCGAGGAGAGGGCATCTCACCTTTTGACCTTTGACCTTTGGCACGAACAGAGAGGCAGGGACCTACCTTTGAAGACGTCGAGCGAGTGTGATGCGACCGCACCAGAGAAACCAGTAAGAGTCTGACGGATGCTTCCCATTctcttcatcctcctcctcctcctccccctcctcTCTTCCTCTTCCTCACCCCCCCACCCGCTGCCCACAAGACCTCCATCATGGACTCAAACATTCTGACTGACTCAGCTCTTCTTCAGGAACcaccatgatgatgatgatggaggaAGGTCAGCTCACAACTTGATTGATCGCCAAACAGCCCTCAGCCATCATCAATACAGTTTATGCGCGCGCATGTGCGTAACCAGACACCATGACGCGTGATACACTTAAACCCACTAATATTCTTTTAGACACGCAACTGCGTTATTTCGCTTTAATACATTaaccaaaaaaaagttgtttttgtcgGGTGTGGAAGGtacgcacgcgcgcacacacggGCACTTTTCGTTCTGTCAATGAACCTCTCTTGTCAAAACTTCCGTGTCGTCACACCTGCAATAGCGCCGGTAATCCAGCAGAGAGCAGCAGCGACACATAGTTGACTGCAAAATAAGAGCTGGCAAACTATGAGggaaaaagactagattttaggatAGAAAATTCAAAAAAGTAGTGAAATTATGTGtccattaaattttttattatttaattttacttgataagactaAAATActtaagatttgtatatctagaaattaggATGTTCTCATCCTAATTTTCAGTTTAttaagttaattttttattttatttatttattattatttattattattattattatattattatttatttatttttatttatttatttatttatttattttattttatttattaagttAATTTTCAGTTCTCATCCTAATTTCATCAGTGATGAAGCCTACATGGACGAGAGGAACAACGTCTTCTAAGacgaaccaaacagtccagttgcgattgattgaatgccccgAGAAGactataagtattttattctgaaaccaAGCATTATTCGACTTGTACTTTTTAAATCAATCATCATCCGGATGTTGCAGAATCTGTAAACAAGATGTTTTATGTGGGGGGAAACCAAAATATCTAATTTTTCACTTATTTTGCCAGTATTAACATTTTAAAACTATAATACCCCAAAATATAACCTATCATTAGAATATTTTACGGACTTTCATACTGGACatgacatacatactgtacatttatatTGGTAGGAGAAAAGAGATTGGCTGACAAAAAAAGCTATTGAGATGTCCCtgtttacaataaaatatatacatttttgttgttgttgcaagctaattaaataaataaagtgaaaCCCAAATTATCCAATTGAAATGTGGATTTTacaataaattaaattgttaatgAAATACAATAAAATCCCAAATATAGAAAAGCCCCTTCATTGAAGGAATTTAAGTTGTTTTGGAGTagcccaattaaaaaaaaaaataataaaaaaaaaaaaaaaaaatatatatatacgtatatacacacctgtttttcaggtttccctgctcttcaggggatattcctgccctgaagagcagggaaacctgcaaaacaggcttataGGGATGAAACAGCCTCTGTGttatttcctgacctaacgtatattccgctctaccctggtattgaacACTGTATAGCGGatgaaccacagtaacctcgactatatatataattgGGCTTATCCAAAACAACTTAAATAACTTTAACAAACTCTGTATTTTAGGGGCTTTTCTATGttttggattttattttatttcattaacaaTTTAATTCAATGTAAAATCCacatttcaatatatatatacagtatatatcagtgGCGggacgtgcgtttcccacctaggccttcagtgatgtccgacttcaatgattacttcTCATAATACCATAATTGGTGTCCCCACATGattattgctggagaaatactacacagaaacacatttacgcactactgcacattgaatcacatcaacagtgtacaaaatcagaatcagaatcagctttattgtcattacgcaaggtaacgagattgaggccattccatacagtgcgatgtgagcatgctagaaaaacaatgtgcaaatatataaaaatataaaaaatgtagaagtgcaatgaatatggtgtgaaataaatatatacatgaaaaaacaaaacaaaaacagggtggttggtggaatgggttattgcaccgaagagaaggcagttatgagggacaatggggcagtccgttcaggatggttatggccctggggaagaagctgttctttagcctgtttgttttggttttaatgcacctgtagcgcttcccagagggcagcaggtggaacaggtcagagccagggtgggtgctgtctttaatgatggcactggctctgttgaggcagcgggaggtgtagatgtccgtcagagaggggagagggcggccgatgatcttctgagccgtcttgaccactctttgcagcctctccctgtctgctgcagtgcagctgccataccataccgtaatacagtaggtcagcaggctctcgatggacgagcggtagaaggtcagcagcaggtcaggcttcaggttgtacttcccgaggactctaaggaagtgtagccgctgctgagccttcttgatgattgatgtggtgttgactgtccaggagaagtcattagagatgtggactccaaggtacctgaaggtgtggaccctctctacacgctcgccgttgatgtagaggggggcagggtcggtgttgctggtgttgagagcgaggttgttctccgaagaccaggccgtcagcttcaggacctcctctctgtaggcagcctcgtcacccctggagatgagcccgaccactgtggtatcgtcggcgaacttgacggtaaggttgtcactgtgggccggactgcagtcatgggtgtaaaggcagtagaggagggggctcagtacacagccctgtggggagccgatgctcagcgtgcgggaggatgagaggtgcgggccaagtctcacattctggggtcggtccgttaggaagtcccttatccaggcgtttgtgagaggggggaggccaagagtgtccagtttattgcagagtctgtccgggattattgtattgaaggcagagctatagtccacagagagcatccggacgtagctctgctgctgctccaggtggttcagagcagagtggagagcaacagcgatggcgtcctctgtggacctgttcgcccggtatgcgaactggtgggggtcgaagtctggagggatatggtccttgatgtgctggagaacaagtcgctcgaagcacttcatgattaccggagtgagggccactggtcggtaatcaacaaaaaacaggttattttctggcgcatttaaaaatcaatgaaattaaaacatatcttatgtggtaccgtcaaaattaaaatggcaaaataacatattaaacgtgaaaaaataaagaaatcaaatatttgaactcacaatttgtagcacccattcgagcttccggggttggccgacatggtctcacaagatgtagttgctctttaaatatccttcttgaaaatggccttgcaaatatatgtgttgtcttgcagACGAGGTGTCTTGGCTGAATTCTTAAAGTTAACTCTACAGCGTGCTCGTCAGTAACATCCAGCTGCAtctctacattcaacaacctaaatggggctactgcgcatgctcttcgctactgtggcatgctgggtagtgaAGTTCTtacgttacctagctcataacatcgcaATGTATATCTGTCACCTAATCAATGTTTtgctctccttctctgctatctcagtatggctacggcgcaacacttcctgcttcctgctaaattgaaacttgtgattggatactcactttggagtgacaagtgagtatccaatcacagtctcgttaacatcaggctacttagataggctattgtcaacaacttgtgatctgattggctttcgcaactgtctatcaactgtatgtgcccgttcacttacagtgcacggacgccttgattctgaaggctccaggcagatttggtacagcatggcaacataagcaagctgaattctgattggataaaaactctataaactaaaaactacagcgctggaaggagcatattatgacatgaagagaatgtgaatacttttatatatttagggAAAATAACTAGGATATGTATCTGGATGTATCttaagatgaggtggcgacttgtccggggtgtgccccgccttccgcccgtgtgcagctgagatgggctccggcaacccccgcgaccccaaacgggacaagcggtagaaaatggatggatggattgatggatggtatCTGGATGTGTATCAGACACTCAATTAGCCAATAAGAGAAGTCAAAAGAAACACTGCAAGTTTTCCTATACTAGCAAGTACCTGAACTCATCACCAGTCGCACCACGTGACTGAAAAAAACGTGCCATTCAAAATAAACTATAAAATATTTCCAATATAAGAGCTTTTTGAGAACATTCATCCATAAAATTGatcaattatttgatttttgttcCCTGTCTgaccaaagtttttttttttttttaaagcaaacaaTCAAGCCTTTTAtcaaatcaatctttatttataaagcacatttaaaatttaccacaggggtagccaaagtgctgtacaatgggcaggttaaaagataatacgagtaccgagcaaacacaacacaacacaaacagaacacgataaaaaataaataaataaaatagaataaataaaacataaaaacaggttcacagcaggtgtactatggggcgccattgcaggatggatatcactcagtgttaaaagccatggaataaaagtatgtttttaagagatatttaaaaacaggaagagaggaggcttgtctaacactcagaggtaggttgttccagagcttgggagcagcaacggcgaaagctctgtcacctctaagcttcagccttgtgtcagggaccgtcagtagcagctgatcggctgatcttagggatggTTTGAAATCAGTTTTTTAATAAAATAGCAACAGTTCAAGTAGGTATacacaaatatgttttatttggaTATGATTGAGGCActgatttgtgaaagtgaaagtatatatatatatatatatatatatatatatatatatatatatatatatatatatatatatatgtaataaaataatacattattgaaatggacatatgtacatatattttcatCTGCTTAGCAACTGGACACTAAAAGACCTAaagtttttaattttcccctttaaaattacacattcaatataatataataaaagggacggtagaaaatggatggataaaacaaTATGATAATTACATATTCGTTCTGTTTTCAACAGTAATACTTTCAACTTTGTATTTTATTAGGTACGCTCAATAAAGAATCAACAAAAACACATCAGAAAAATGACCGGAGCATCGTAGTCATGGCAACAGCCTTATAACTGTATGGTTGTCTCGCAACCTTTGACTTCCCCTTGGGGGTGTTCCGCAGTTATGACATCACAGCCCAACTGAGAGGAGGCGTGGCCTGTCGGGGTTTAAAGAATAATAACAAGTTTTCCTCCataacacaaaaaaatatgagaGTTTGAATGGTCCATATTGCCCAGGTTACCATGGCAACCAGGCTCTGAGGCCTCGGGCGTGAGGCGTCCCGCCGGACCAGCGAGCGCGGCGGCTTTATTAACTCGGCGCATGCTAATTCAGCAGCTAGCCATCGACGCTATCGATCATCGGGGTCGCGCGTATCCAGGGCGACGCCCCCAAAGCTCCGATGGGCGGGGCCTCACATGGAGACAATCGGTTGTATCATCATTCAAAGTGctcaacttctttttacacttgtatcttTGCAGCGTTCACTCTGTTGCCATGACAacgctacattttttttttttgtggaagtCCTTATCCACAAGCTCCGCCCCCCACGCCGGCATCAGCGCTAGCATGGGCCGCTTCTTTTACTTCTTCGGAGGTCAGCGGTCGGACTTCTTCTCGAGAGGCTCCGACCAATCAGGAAGCACTTCCTGTCTGACACCTTCCACCAATGACAGCATTGACGGGGGGGAAAGTTCACACTTCTTCCTGGCCGCTTTCATCCAAAGGTCAACCGAGCCGACAGTTTATGATGTGTGACATTTGGACGCAGGATTCTTCATTCAAGCggacacaaataataataaaaaaaagaaaagaaaaacaatttcaCTGACCTTTGACCGTTTGGAGGAACATCTGAAACGTGCTGGTCAATAAAAACAGGAGAAAACATCAAAGTAAATGCGTTTATTTCTTCTAAAAGAGCGATCAGAACCATGACTCAGCACAAAGATGACAGGAAACAGGAGGACGAGCTGATTGGCTGAACACAAGGAGGGGGCGGAGCTAACGGAGCCACGACACACCCCCGATGGAGTGCAGCCTGGTTCTGACTGACGGTTCTGTTGGTACCGAATGAACACCGTTTTGTTCAATGGGAATATATTTAATGTTGGCAGGAAGGACCTCGCAGTTAGACAGCGTCTGATTGGCTGTCAGGTTCTGGCTGGTTGAAACAGAGAACCGAACAAAGCGAACAGCACAAACGTAAACAAATATATGCAGATGTGTCAGGTCCATGTGGGCAGAGCTAAAAGGGCAGGGCGGAGCCTTATCGAAGTTGAAATGTGTATTAGGAGAAAGAAAggttctagaacaggggtgtccattTTTGACAAAAGggcgtaaaacaaaacaaaacaaaaataaatcacGATCTACAGAGTAAAAACAAATTCAAAtctatgacttatttttgacacttttatgagtgggacccttttggttccccaagaactttagtgggaatttttttttctaaacatccatccatccattttctaccgcttattcctcaactcaaaaaattataatgaattaaaaccaatgttgttatgaattattgaccaattcaaAATCCTTTCtaaaatgttttataatgttatgatttattgatcGATCCAAGACTAAtgattttacatcaaatattccatttgaaatattttttgggaaaaatattgcatatttgtgtgtttgccatataaaaaaaacgacattttATTTGCCCcaaatggcattaaaaaaaatacaaataaaatttaaaaaaagatggtTAATAATcggcagatagatctgaagttgatctcgagagttaagtgttgaaagtaaaaaaaaaacagtaaaaaacatctatgacttatttttgacatttttaagagtgggaccctttttggatccccaagaaccttagtgggattttttttaactgtcatttctctaaaaaaatataattaattaaaatcaatgttatgaattattgaccaattcaaggctccaattacttcacatcaaatattccactttgaaatattttttggggaaaactattgcttattttgtggtttttttccatataaaaacaacgttttctttgacaacacatgcatacaacaacacaaaacaagtatgaaacaaaaaaaacttgtaatGGACGAATTGATCTGAATCTCCAAatttaagtgtatatatatatatatatatatatatatatatatatatatatatatatatatatatatatatatatatatatatatacgtatatatgacttatttttaacacttttatgagtgggatccCCAAGAACTCTAGTGggattttttgtaattttctcaaaaaattataatgaataaaaatcaatgttgttatgaattattgagctatatttaaggctccaattacttcacatcaaattttcCTTTTTGAcgatttttttgggggaaaatattttcataaaaacatggttttctttaactaaaagggcttaaaacataaaaatatatatatatatttttactttacATCGACAGATAGACCTATAGTTGTTATAGAAAACTAAACAAActaacaatatatatacacatataaattatatatatatatatgtatatatatatatatatatatatatatatatatatatatgactgagacccttatgGGTCCCCAGGATGAAACTTAAGGGGAGCCCTAATGGTTAAAAAAATGATATTATATAatatgaaaaatatgaaaatgctTCAGTGAGGGGCccacagtggaaaaagtttggacacccctgatctagaaggACGCAAGAAGCTTATTTACAGTTTTTGCTAGCATGAACGCTAACGTTGTGCTTGTTAACCGTCCAGCCCGCCTCCTGATGGGCGGGGCCAACTCAAGCCTCACAGATTCAGTTACAAAACGGAGGATCCCTCGCCGTGGCGCCGCTCCAAGCCCTTTTGACTATCGCCGGCAGCAGGAAGCTGAGGAGCAGGAATCGGTCAAACGGTCACCTCGTTCTTCCCGCCGCGGTACGTGTGGTGGTGTCCCGGGATGAACTGCAGGTGGTCCACCGTGTGCGTCCGCCGCGAGGCGAAGGCCTGCCTCTTGCCGGCGCTGGCGTGCTGGCTGATCGTCAGCGTATTGTAGGCGTCGCCGGGCTGAGAGTGCATCTTGGTCATCTTGTGGCGGTCCATGACGGGCGTGGTGGGGAGCAGCATGTCGGCGTGGGACATGGCGCGCGCCATGGCCTTCTCTCGGAACTTGTCACGCCGCATGGCGGGCGACAGCAGAGGATCCTGGGAGTGCAGGCGGTCCGCCGACAGCAGCTGCTCGTCCGAGAGGTGGCGGCTGCTCCCGtacgccgccgccgccaccgcgCCGTACGAGGACAGGCCGTAGTCCCCGTGGCGCGGCGTCCTGGGCGGGGACAGGACGTGGTCCTGGGACAAGGCCCGC contains:
- the LOC133620582 gene encoding phosphoinositide-interacting protein-like — encoded protein: MTGSPENIPLGECALSQSRDQLTPPSRTDSTVLTLSRSDSLWTAETPPGRCQVFWFPIHFMSTGSGLLVCGVIISGFYFAGHSRKVSNFLGPALLSIGLMVLVVGVVLIPITKENRRRSGVKKPLAYHRQPAFDI